A single window of Gemmatimonadota bacterium DNA harbors:
- a CDS encoding (Fe-S)-binding protein → MRIRKLENPDQTEREQKYIPSGLVGTYMRRIAESDPFVREIQDEPSALRLYMDTCTKCGVCAQECPVYYGQPDKRMHPVERSRQVIRLYKKYTTFWGRFWNAIFPKPDFENNDAELFAERMYECLTCRRCAAFCPVGIDHSVISRVGRSLVDLMGLTPPSLAQGTHNSFETGNLEGASAEAFLDAIQFIEEELKEETGRDISIPLDREGAEIFFLPPSGDVLVYAENLMGMAKIFHAIGADWTMSSRAFDGSNFGFTTGNNFSMKYENKHYIDACENLGCKIMVMGECGHAYRVMKFMASEGRWWGALPFEITSGFEYTAQLIRTGKLKLDPGKNPDPVTYHDACQFAAGCGIVKEPREILKAACADYREMPDGGYTQWCCGGGGGLSALRSVRTFRMEVSGKKKAEQMRETDAKIVSTSCLQCRTQLKEIARHHKMPLRITGVHELVNNAIVLE, encoded by the coding sequence TTGAGAATCAGAAAATTGGAAAATCCAGATCAAACAGAACGCGAACAAAAGTACATTCCATCAGGTCTGGTTGGCACGTATATGCGGCGCATTGCCGAATCGGACCCATTTGTCCGCGAGATCCAGGATGAACCGTCGGCATTGCGCCTGTACATGGATACGTGTACCAAATGTGGGGTGTGCGCGCAGGAATGCCCGGTGTATTACGGGCAACCGGATAAGCGCATGCATCCGGTGGAACGCTCTCGGCAGGTGATTCGTTTATACAAAAAGTACACGACATTTTGGGGGCGATTTTGGAACGCCATTTTTCCAAAGCCCGATTTTGAAAATAACGATGCCGAGTTATTTGCCGAGCGCATGTACGAGTGTTTGACGTGTCGGCGATGTGCGGCATTTTGTCCTGTAGGAATCGATCATTCGGTGATCTCGCGCGTTGGACGCTCGCTTGTCGATTTAATGGGTTTGACGCCGCCATCCCTTGCACAGGGCACGCACAATTCGTTTGAAACGGGCAATTTGGAAGGCGCGTCAGCCGAGGCATTTTTGGATGCGATTCAATTTATCGAAGAAGAACTCAAAGAAGAAACAGGACGGGATATTTCAATTCCTTTAGACCGAGAAGGCGCAGAAATTTTCTTTTTGCCGCCGTCGGGTGATGTGCTGGTTTATGCTGAAAATTTAATGGGAATGGCGAAAATTTTTCACGCCATCGGTGCCGATTGGACGATGAGCTCGCGGGCATTTGACGGATCGAATTTCGGATTTACGACCGGCAATAACTTTTCAATGAAATACGAGAACAAGCACTACATCGACGCGTGCGAAAATTTGGGATGTAAGATCATGGTGATGGGTGAATGCGGGCATGCGTATCGGGTGATGAAGTTCATGGCCAGCGAAGGGCGCTGGTGGGGCGCATTGCCTTTTGAGATTACCAGTGGTTTTGAATATACGGCACAACTTATTCGCACAGGCAAACTGAAATTGGACCCAGGCAAAAATCCCGATCCCGTGACCTATCACGACGCTTGCCAATTTGCTGCCGGGTGTGGGATAGTCAAGGAACCCAGAGAGATTTTGAAAGCGGCCTGTGCCGATTACCGCGAAATGCCCGATGGCGGGTACACGCAGTGGTGTTGCGGTGGCGGCGGTGGGTTATCGGCACTCCGCTCGGTACGCACATTTCGGATGGAGGTCTCGGGAAAAAAGAAAGCAGAGCAAATGCGCGAGACCGATGCGAAAATCGTATCGACCTCGTGTTTGCAGTGCCGCACACAACTCAAAGAAATCGCGCGCCATCACAAAATGCCACTAAGAATTACAGGTGTACACGAGTTGGTAAACAATGCGATTGTACTGGAATAG
- a CDS encoding aminotransferase class V-fold PLP-dependent enzyme has translation MSHLIYMDNAATTFPKPPTVLEDALAFYRKYGVNPGRSGTDLAQEAEAMVAETRASLASFFGATGSPDRLVFTHNASDALNIAIQGTLKPGDHVITTLLDHNSVLRPIYHLSKYEGIEATYVGFGVDGFIDPEDIDRAIKPNTKLVVMPHASNVLGTVQPVAAIGAICRARGVIFCVDVAQTAGMLPIDMEAMQADILCFTGHKSLMGPTGTGGMYVREGVTIAPLRYGGTGVRSEYPDHLDEYPWRLECGTGNLMGIAGLLFAQKWIRRKGVENIHAREMALFKQLVNGLREVDGTILYCAENFDHHVPVMSANIEEMTANNVGTLLDVKFNVATRTGLQCAPKVHETLGTKATKGTVRLSLGPFNTEAQIETVIEGFSDISKRHGRSSV, from the coding sequence ATGTCTCATTTAATTTACATGGACAACGCGGCGACGACGTTTCCAAAGCCCCCTACTGTGCTGGAAGACGCGCTGGCGTTCTATCGAAAATACGGGGTAAACCCCGGGCGCAGTGGCACGGATCTGGCGCAAGAGGCCGAGGCTATGGTAGCCGAGACCCGTGCATCACTCGCGTCGTTTTTTGGCGCCACGGGCAGTCCCGATCGGCTTGTGTTTACACACAATGCCTCGGATGCGTTGAATATTGCTATTCAGGGCACATTGAAACCCGGTGATCACGTAATTACAACGCTCCTGGATCACAATTCGGTTTTGCGTCCGATTTACCATCTCTCAAAATACGAGGGAATTGAGGCGACTTATGTGGGCTTTGGAGTAGATGGCTTTATCGACCCCGAAGATATTGATAGGGCGATCAAACCCAATACGAAACTCGTAGTAATGCCCCATGCATCCAATGTACTGGGCACTGTGCAACCCGTAGCAGCGATCGGCGCCATCTGCCGTGCACGCGGTGTAATTTTCTGCGTTGATGTGGCGCAAACAGCAGGCATGTTACCCATTGATATGGAGGCGATGCAGGCCGACATTTTGTGTTTTACCGGACACAAGTCACTCATGGGACCAACGGGTACTGGTGGGATGTACGTGCGCGAAGGCGTGACAATTGCACCGTTGCGATACGGTGGGACCGGTGTACGATCGGAGTATCCCGATCACCTGGACGAGTATCCCTGGCGATTGGAATGTGGTACAGGCAATCTAATGGGTATTGCAGGCCTGTTGTTCGCGCAGAAATGGATACGACGCAAAGGCGTGGAAAATATTCACGCACGCGAGATGGCTTTGTTCAAACAACTGGTCAATGGCCTGCGCGAAGTCGATGGGACCATTTTGTATTGCGCTGAAAATTTTGATCACCACGTACCTGTAATGTCGGCCAATATCGAAGAGATGACAGCAAATAATGTGGGTACATTGCTGGATGTGAAGTTCAATGTGGCAACGCGCACCGGACTACAATGCGCGCCAAAGGTACACGAAACCCTGGGGACAAAAGCGACGAAGGGCACTGTGCGACTCTCACTCGGCCCCTTCAATACCGAGGCACAAATTGAGACTGTAATTGAGGGCTTCAGCGATATATCCAAACGACATGGGCGAAGCAGTGTATGA
- a CDS encoding TusE/DsrC/DsvC family sulfur relay protein yields the protein MAYEIVTLGGKEIEVDEDGFIQQPELWDEDVARDLARQDGIEEMSEDHWQVVYYIRNYWLKFEIAPLIRRLCKETEKDIDTIYDLFSAGPADGACKIAGLPTPTGCT from the coding sequence ATGGCGTATGAGATTGTGACGCTGGGAGGCAAAGAAATTGAGGTGGATGAAGATGGATTTATCCAACAACCCGAGCTTTGGGACGAAGATGTGGCGCGCGATCTAGCCAGACAAGATGGCATTGAGGAGATGAGCGAGGATCACTGGCAGGTAGTGTATTATATCCGTAATTATTGGTTGAAATTTGAAATCGCTCCATTGATCCGCCGCCTGTGCAAAGAGACAGAGAAAGATATCGACACGATTTACGACCTGTTTTCCGCTGGTCCCGCAGATGGCGCGTGTAAAATCGCGGGTTTGCCAACACCAACTGGGTGTACGTGA